In Thermobaculum terrenum ATCC BAA-798, the DNA window CCAATGAATTTCAGTCTTGCTGGAACGTTGTAGAAGAGGTTTCGGACTTCAACTTGAGTACCCTGTGGCATTCCTACCGTTCTGATTCTTGTATTTCCGGGAGAGAGACATTCAAGCTCTGCCCCAGGAGAATCCCCGTGTTTACTGCGTATCCGTAGCCTACTGACGGAGGCTATGGCGTATAGTGCTTCTCCCCGGAAACCTAGAGTATTTATCTTGTACAAGTCTTCTGGTGAGGATATCTTGCTAGTTGCGTGCTTCTGTACACATAACTCGAGATCTTTCCTGGGTATACCAGTGCCATTGTCAACTACCCTTATTAGATCCAGTCCTCCATTTTCTACGTAGATCTGAATCTTGGTAGCTGAGGCATCTATAGAATTATCTATAAGCTCCTTGACAACAGATGCGGGGCGCTCTACAACTTCCCCTGCGGCTAGCTGCCTTATTGTCTCCTGGTCAAGAGGCTTTATGTTGCGGACCATTCTTAGCAACCTGAGCTTGATATAATTCATTTATGCAGGAAAGAGTTTACAAAACGCAAGCTATAGTTCTTCGGCGCTTTGACTTTGGGGAGACTGGCAGGCAACTAATAGCCTTTACTCCCGATTTTGGTAAGATCTCTCTTATAGCTAAGGGTACTAAGAAACCGACGAGTAAGCTCGCAGGACATCTGGAACCCTTAACTCTGACTCAGCTTGTAGTGGCCTCTGGACGTAATATAGATACAGTAACGCAAGCACAAACGATCAAGTCTTTCGCTAATGTCAGGTCAGATTCCAGAGTCATACCTTTTGGACTAATAGTGGCCGAGCTCCTGGATCGCATGATTGCCGAAGGGGAGCCTAACCGAGAAATATGGGCCCTTGCCGTTGATACACTCGAGAGGCTAAACAACACAAACGATCCTTGGAAGCCAGTCACCTATTTTCAAGTAAGGTTGTTGATACTAGCTGGATACCAACCAGAGCTGAAGGTATGCAGTCGTTGTGGGCAAGATGTTGCCCCTGAGTCGGTTTATTTCAGTCTGTCAGCAGGTGGGATGGTTTGCCGTGAATGTAGCAAAGGGGACCCGACTGCTGTTGTAGTTAGCCCAAACGTTATCAAGGCTCTGAGGCTAGCCTCTCTCCCTTCATATGAAGTGTTCGAGAAAGTGCGTATACCTCAAGATCTAAGGCTGGATGTTGAAGCGATAATAAGAAGAATTTATGCCCATATCTTGGAAAGTGATATTAGATCTATAGCTATGCTTAGAACATTTTATGGAACTGATGAAATCTAGCTACTAAAGTTCTTCAGGAATAGGTAGTCCCTCATAAATCTTGCTAGGTTTTTGTTCTTCTCCAAGCTCATCAGGAATAGCTATATCTTCTCTGCGCTCAGAGGACTGGATATCGCTGCCTATCTCATCTGGGACTGCTTGATCCTGTTTATCCTCTTGAAGCTTGCTAAGCACAGTCATTAAAACCTCCTCGGGACTGAGATTCGTTGTATCCACTGTAATATCGGCTGACTTGCGGGCTTTATCTAACCTCTGCAACTGGGCTGCGTAGTTATAGGAGCTCATCAAGGCATGTCCCCTTCTTCTTACGGCCTCATATGTGGCATGTAAATATATCACGATAGGTAGTCCTTTGTTTAGAAACAGATCTGGGATGCACGAGTGCTCTTGAGCCACCACCCTGGCTTTGATACCAAACTTGCTAA includes these proteins:
- the recO gene encoding DNA repair protein RecO; this encodes MQERVYKTQAIVLRRFDFGETGRQLIAFTPDFGKISLIAKGTKKPTSKLAGHLEPLTLTQLVVASGRNIDTVTQAQTIKSFANVRSDSRVIPFGLIVAELLDRMIAEGEPNREIWALAVDTLERLNNTNDPWKPVTYFQVRLLILAGYQPELKVCSRCGQDVAPESVYFSLSAGGMVCRECSKGDPTAVVVSPNVIKALRLASLPSYEVFEKVRIPQDLRLDVEAIIRRIYAHILESDIRSIAMLRTFYGTDEI